One window from the genome of Echinicola vietnamensis DSM 17526 encodes:
- a CDS encoding glycoside hydrolase family 43 protein produces the protein MKKRPIILLAFLWATFTFNQALGRQEADRTPLFTKVIYQGDDQVYHDHPLEEGEFYNPILQGCYPDPAITRKGDDYYMVCSSFAMFPGVPLFHSNDLVNWTQIGHVLDRTSQLDLHDTGISSGVYAPGITYNPHNDTFYMITTAFAGGLGNIIVKTKDPKQGWSDPIKLDFDGIDPSIFFDEDGKAYVVHNDAPPRGEELYNGHRVIKVWEYDVAKDQVIAGTDKIIVNGGVDLSEQPIWIEAPHLYKKDGRYYLMCAEGGTGGWHSEVIFVSDSPKGLFKPAPSNPILTQRYFPKDRKNKVDWAGHADLVLGPDDKYYGVFLGVRPNEKDRVNTGRETFILPVDWSGEFPIFENGLVPMKPKLKVPAGVVNKTGANGFFPNGNFTYEEDFTGKQLDYRWIGLRGPREAFIATSKSGLEITPFAANIKELKPTSTLFYRQQHNRFSFTADMHYLPGSAEELAGITCLQNESFNYVFGVTKKGSDYYVVLQRNEKPSMRSRDTKSTTIASERIPFDGQISLQVSADGDNYEFAYAVDGGTPKNLGGTVSGDILSTNVAGGFTGSMIGLYATKSNDALPVSE, from the coding sequence ATGAAGAAACGACCTATTATCCTATTGGCTTTTTTATGGGCCACTTTTACTTTTAACCAAGCGTTAGGAAGGCAGGAAGCCGACCGTACCCCGCTGTTTACCAAGGTGATCTATCAGGGAGACGATCAGGTATATCATGATCATCCTCTGGAGGAGGGGGAATTTTACAATCCAATCCTCCAAGGATGCTACCCCGATCCAGCCATTACCAGAAAAGGAGACGATTACTATATGGTTTGTTCTTCTTTTGCGATGTTTCCTGGCGTCCCCCTTTTCCACTCCAATGATTTGGTGAACTGGACCCAGATCGGCCATGTCCTGGACCGAACGTCTCAATTGGATCTCCATGATACCGGGATCAGTTCAGGGGTGTATGCACCAGGAATCACCTATAATCCCCACAACGATACGTTTTACATGATCACGACGGCTTTTGCCGGAGGATTGGGTAATATTATCGTCAAGACAAAGGATCCCAAACAAGGGTGGAGTGATCCCATAAAACTTGATTTTGATGGTATTGATCCGTCTATTTTCTTTGATGAGGATGGAAAGGCCTATGTCGTCCACAATGATGCACCACCGAGGGGAGAAGAACTGTACAATGGCCACCGTGTGATCAAGGTATGGGAATATGATGTGGCAAAGGACCAGGTGATAGCAGGTACTGACAAGATCATCGTAAATGGAGGGGTGGACCTTTCCGAGCAACCCATCTGGATAGAGGCTCCTCACCTTTACAAAAAAGACGGACGCTATTACCTGATGTGTGCAGAAGGTGGTACTGGAGGTTGGCACAGCGAGGTGATTTTTGTGTCGGATTCGCCAAAGGGACTGTTTAAGCCTGCTCCCAGTAACCCTATCCTTACCCAAAGGTACTTTCCAAAGGACCGCAAAAACAAAGTGGACTGGGCTGGACATGCCGATTTGGTGCTGGGGCCGGACGATAAATATTATGGGGTTTTCCTTGGTGTAAGACCAAACGAAAAAGACCGTGTCAATACCGGAAGGGAGACATTTATCCTGCCGGTGGATTGGTCAGGTGAATTTCCGATTTTTGAGAATGGCTTGGTACCGATGAAACCCAAGCTAAAGGTACCAGCTGGAGTGGTCAATAAAACAGGCGCAAACGGCTTTTTTCCCAATGGGAATTTTACTTACGAGGAGGATTTTACAGGTAAACAGTTGGATTACAGGTGGATCGGTCTGAGAGGTCCCAGGGAAGCCTTTATTGCTACATCCAAATCTGGCTTGGAGATCACTCCTTTTGCCGCCAATATCAAGGAGCTTAAACCTACTTCCACGCTTTTTTACCGGCAGCAGCACAACCGCTTTTCGTTCACTGCGGACATGCATTACCTTCCGGGGTCAGCAGAAGAGTTGGCAGGGATCACCTGTCTGCAAAACGAAAGCTTCAACTATGTTTTCGGGGTGACCAAAAAGGGAAGTGATTACTATGTGGTCCTTCAGCGCAACGAAAAGCCGTCCATGAGGAGCAGAGATACCAAATCCACCACCATTGCCAGTGAGCGAATTCCATTTGACGGGCAGATCAGTCTTCAGGTCAGTGCAGATGGAGACAATTATGAATTCGCTTATGCCGTGGATGGAGGAACACCGAAAAATCTGGGAGGGACCGTTTCCGGCGATATTCTTTCCACCAATGTGGCTGGAGGGTTTACCGGAAGTATGATCGGCCTGTATGCCACCAAATCTAATGATGCCTTGCCTGTTTCGGAGTAG
- a CDS encoding alpha/beta hydrolase, with protein sequence MSYIMKTLTKTVLTGVLLLCANVILAQDGTMYPIDNPEEPNAIPLETGGVAGQPSQETWFRQWGDPMARNISTATLTPFFPEPGKANGTAVIVAPGGGFRWLSMGNEGWEVAKALTEQGITAFVLKYRLHPTPESLEDFSNSMNRTFDEAAKGTQDREAPRRPRRNLSDQLEDAEAAYAMIVERAEEWGVDTDRIGMIGFSAGAGLTMHCTLNSVTMDLAFIGPVYGGMGEVEVPKNAPPMFNVIASDDFLFNGQFGVIRSWYEAGIPVEFHLYQNGGHGFGLGNPDRTSNGWFEAFMHWLDVNDFLEGDDK encoded by the coding sequence ATGTCGTACATAATGAAAACCCTCACCAAAACCGTCCTTACTGGAGTTTTGCTCCTGTGTGCCAACGTTATTTTGGCGCAGGATGGGACCATGTATCCAATTGACAACCCTGAAGAACCCAATGCCATCCCCTTGGAAACAGGAGGGGTGGCAGGCCAACCTTCTCAGGAGACTTGGTTCCGTCAATGGGGCGACCCGATGGCCCGAAATATCAGTACCGCCACCCTGACTCCTTTTTTCCCCGAACCCGGCAAGGCCAACGGCACTGCGGTGATCGTAGCGCCCGGGGGAGGATTTAGGTGGCTTTCTATGGGGAACGAAGGCTGGGAAGTGGCCAAAGCCCTTACTGAGCAGGGGATCACGGCATTTGTACTCAAATACAGGCTGCATCCGACCCCCGAATCGTTGGAAGATTTCAGTAATTCCATGAACAGGACCTTTGACGAAGCAGCTAAAGGGACACAAGATAGGGAAGCCCCTCGAAGACCTCGCAGGAACCTTTCCGATCAACTTGAAGATGCAGAAGCAGCCTATGCCATGATTGTGGAACGTGCAGAAGAATGGGGCGTAGATACCGACAGGATAGGCATGATCGGTTTTTCTGCTGGTGCAGGTCTTACCATGCACTGCACCCTTAATTCAGTCACCATGGATTTGGCCTTTATCGGCCCGGTCTATGGTGGGATGGGAGAAGTAGAGGTACCAAAGAATGCACCTCCAATGTTCAATGTAATTGCCAGTGATGATTTTCTTTTCAACGGGCAATTTGGTGTGATCCGCTCTTGGTATGAAGCGGGTATACCGGTAGAGTTCCACCTTTACCAAAATGGCGGTCATGGTTTCGGCCTAGGAAATCCCGACCGCACCAGCAACGGATGGTTTGAAGCCTTTATGCACTGGTTGGACGTGAATGACTTCCTAGAGGGAGATGATAAGTGA
- a CDS encoding glycoside hydrolase family 43 protein: MNISFKKLVYSAFLLGGTCLNAQGQNPIIQTSYTADPAPMVYNGKVYLYTSHDEDHSTWFTMNDWRLYTTEDMVNWTDHGAVLSYKDFSWGKMNAWAPQCIERDGKFYMYVPITDRNHKNGIGVAVSDSPYGPFIDPLGRPLISNSMADIDPTVFIDDDGQAYLMWGNPVCYYVKLNKDMISLDGEIGQFPNTVAAFGKRKGKEDPRRPTTYEEGPWLYKRNDLYYLLFAAGPLPEHIGYSTSTSPTGPWQYQGVLMPTEGKSFTNHPGLVDFKGKTYLFYHNGALPGGGGFTRSVCVEEVKFNENGTIMPLTMSHGIAEGLSQLNPFRKNEAETIAWSEGVSTAQNEGVGNYVIAEHDGAYSMVKGVDFGDVGATTIHLRLATTHNGNVSVEVRLDGLEGDLIAEVEVPLTGGSDRWALVKKQLTKVTGAHDLYFIYKGKAPKDVLYFDYWMFSK; this comes from the coding sequence ATGAATATAAGCTTTAAAAAACTCGTTTATTCGGCATTCCTCCTTGGAGGGACTTGCCTGAACGCCCAGGGCCAAAACCCCATCATCCAAACTTCCTATACGGCAGATCCCGCTCCGATGGTCTATAATGGCAAGGTATATTTATACACCTCCCATGATGAGGATCATTCGACGTGGTTTACGATGAATGACTGGAGATTGTACACCACAGAGGACATGGTTAATTGGACAGATCATGGGGCAGTCTTGTCCTATAAGGATTTTAGTTGGGGCAAAATGAATGCCTGGGCGCCGCAGTGTATCGAACGGGACGGAAAATTTTATATGTACGTGCCCATTACCGATAGGAATCATAAAAACGGTATTGGAGTAGCCGTATCCGATAGCCCATATGGACCTTTTATTGATCCTTTAGGCAGGCCCTTAATCAGCAATAGCATGGCCGATATTGACCCGACGGTTTTTATAGACGATGATGGGCAGGCTTATCTGATGTGGGGAAACCCGGTCTGTTATTATGTGAAACTGAACAAGGATATGATTTCTCTTGATGGGGAGATAGGGCAGTTTCCCAATACGGTAGCTGCTTTTGGTAAACGTAAAGGCAAAGAAGATCCACGTCGCCCCACGACCTATGAGGAAGGGCCTTGGCTGTACAAGAGAAATGACCTGTATTACCTGCTTTTTGCTGCGGGGCCATTACCCGAGCATATTGGCTATTCGACCAGTACGAGCCCTACAGGCCCATGGCAATACCAAGGCGTGTTGATGCCTACCGAGGGAAAGAGCTTTACCAACCACCCAGGTTTGGTGGATTTCAAGGGAAAGACCTATCTGTTTTACCATAATGGGGCATTGCCCGGAGGGGGAGGGTTTACCCGTTCGGTGTGTGTCGAAGAGGTGAAGTTCAATGAAAACGGAACCATCATGCCCCTCACAATGAGCCATGGAATTGCCGAAGGGCTTTCGCAATTGAACCCGTTTAGGAAAAATGAAGCGGAAACCATTGCATGGTCAGAAGGAGTCAGCACTGCGCAAAACGAAGGAGTGGGCAATTACGTCATTGCGGAACATGACGGTGCCTATTCCATGGTCAAAGGAGTAGATTTTGGAGATGTGGGCGCCACGACCATTCATTTGCGGCTGGCGACGACCCACAATGGGAATGTGAGCGTGGAAGTAAGGCTGGATGGCTTGGAGGGAGATTTGATTGCCGAAGTGGAGGTTCCGCTCACTGGCGGAAGTGACCGCTGGGCCCTTGTCAAAAAACAACTTACCAAGGTGACAGGCGCACATGATCTCTACTTTATCTATAAAGGCAAGGCACCAAAAGACGTATTGTATTTCGATTATTGGATGTTTTCAAAATAA
- a CDS encoding glycoside hydrolase family 3 protein: protein MKIETKEETPQPIIRSGVSFPKWKYLGMGLLIYLMAGIMRVNAQDGTLDFSFLDMEKNFEERVDILVDQMSLEEKVSQMMNASPAIPRLKVPEYNWWNECLHGVARAGYATVFPQSISVAASFDKNLMKDIGSVISDEARAKHHEFIRNGKRGIYTGLDFWSPNINIFRDPRWGRGHETYGEDPYLTGELASQFIEGLQDSDGKYLKTIATSKHFAVHSGPEPLRHTFDVDVSDRDLYETYLPAFRKTVKEAKVYSIMGAYNRFRGESCSGHDFLLNQLLREQWGFEGYVVSDCGAIQDIHTGHKIASTAAEAAAIGVSGGCDLNCGNYYTHLTEAVAEGLISEEEIDIAVKRLFLARFRLGMFDPEEAVSYAQIPFGIVCSEAHNTLARQAAQKSMVLLKNQKNLLPLSVDKIKRIAVIGPNADNVESLLGNYHGIPKKPVTFLDGIKHKVGPKAEVLYTEGVHPAEGFYNLKPIPSAYFETEDGRQGLKASYYDNLKWEGKPVLERVDDQIDFSWEHQPISKDLIDNFSVKWEGYLVPPASGRYEFGVFSKRGMKIRIDGKEISNGSGTIHRGRYATDILSLEGGKKYKVEVTFFSDETNAIAQMLWAMPDVSKIDEAVAMAKSADLAVVVLGLSQRLEGESMDVVTPGFDRGDRTAITLPAQQEALLKAVKETGKPVILVLNAGSAMAINWAKENVDAIISAGYPGEEGGNALADVVFGDYNPAGRLPITYYQSVEDLPPFEDYDMKGRTYRYFEGKPLYPFGYGLSYTRFSYKDLEVPAKVNAGDPVQISVTVTNIGSRAGDEVVQLYLNDKEASTMRPIRQLEGFQRIHLKPGESKVVNFTLSARQLSMINGESKRVIEEGVFSIHVGGEQPGFDGKLQAETTEVVTGEFQVIGNQELADL from the coding sequence ATGAAAATAGAAACAAAAGAAGAAACACCCCAACCCATCATTCGATCGGGTGTAAGTTTTCCTAAGTGGAAGTACTTGGGAATGGGCTTACTGATTTACCTAATGGCGGGAATAATGAGGGTAAACGCCCAAGATGGCACACTTGATTTTTCCTTTTTGGACATGGAAAAAAACTTTGAAGAGCGGGTGGATATTCTGGTGGATCAGATGAGCTTGGAGGAAAAGGTGAGCCAGATGATGAATGCTTCTCCGGCCATTCCGCGGTTGAAGGTACCGGAATACAATTGGTGGAACGAATGCTTGCATGGCGTGGCGAGAGCGGGCTATGCCACTGTTTTTCCCCAGTCCATTTCGGTGGCGGCTTCTTTTGATAAAAACCTGATGAAGGATATTGGCTCGGTAATCTCTGATGAGGCCAGGGCCAAACACCATGAATTTATTCGTAACGGCAAAAGGGGAATCTATACCGGGCTGGATTTTTGGAGTCCCAATATCAATATCTTCCGGGATCCACGTTGGGGAAGAGGACATGAAACGTACGGAGAAGACCCTTACCTGACGGGAGAGTTGGCTTCCCAGTTCATAGAAGGTTTGCAAGATTCGGATGGCAAATACCTGAAGACCATTGCCACGTCCAAGCACTTTGCCGTGCATTCTGGACCGGAGCCTTTGCGGCATACGTTTGATGTGGATGTAAGTGACCGTGACCTTTACGAAACCTATCTCCCGGCATTCCGCAAGACGGTAAAGGAGGCAAAAGTATATTCCATCATGGGGGCGTACAATAGATTTAGGGGTGAATCGTGCAGCGGCCATGATTTTCTGTTAAATCAATTGCTGCGGGAGCAATGGGGCTTTGAGGGCTATGTGGTATCGGACTGCGGCGCCATTCAGGATATTCACACCGGGCACAAGATTGCTTCCACAGCAGCAGAAGCCGCCGCCATTGGCGTTTCGGGCGGCTGTGATTTGAATTGCGGAAATTATTATACCCATTTGACCGAAGCAGTGGCCGAAGGGCTGATCAGTGAAGAAGAGATTGATATTGCCGTGAAAAGGTTGTTTTTGGCAAGGTTCCGGTTGGGAATGTTTGATCCAGAGGAAGCGGTTTCCTATGCGCAGATTCCTTTCGGTATAGTCTGCTCAGAAGCGCACAATACCTTAGCAAGACAGGCCGCCCAAAAAAGCATGGTATTGCTAAAGAACCAGAAAAATCTTTTGCCCCTTTCAGTGGATAAGATCAAAAGGATAGCAGTCATAGGCCCCAATGCGGACAATGTGGAGTCGCTGCTGGGGAATTACCACGGTATTCCCAAAAAACCGGTTACTTTTTTGGACGGGATAAAGCATAAAGTGGGCCCTAAAGCCGAAGTTTTGTATACTGAAGGGGTGCATCCTGCAGAAGGTTTTTATAACCTGAAGCCCATTCCGTCTGCTTATTTTGAAACTGAAGATGGGCGCCAAGGACTTAAAGCTTCCTATTACGATAATCTTAAGTGGGAAGGTAAACCTGTCTTGGAGCGGGTTGATGACCAAATAGATTTTTCATGGGAGCACCAGCCCATTTCCAAAGACCTGATTGATAATTTTTCCGTGAAGTGGGAAGGCTATTTGGTTCCTCCTGCCAGTGGTCGGTATGAGTTCGGTGTGTTTTCAAAAAGGGGCATGAAAATACGTATCGATGGAAAGGAAATATCCAATGGGTCTGGTACCATTCATCGCGGAAGGTATGCGACTGATATCCTTTCCCTAGAAGGAGGGAAAAAATATAAAGTCGAAGTAACTTTCTTTAGTGATGAAACCAATGCCATCGCCCAAATGCTATGGGCAATGCCAGATGTGAGTAAAATAGATGAAGCAGTGGCAATGGCCAAAAGCGCTGATCTGGCTGTGGTGGTGCTGGGGTTGTCCCAAAGACTGGAAGGGGAAAGCATGGATGTGGTCACGCCTGGATTTGACAGGGGCGACCGTACTGCTATCACGTTGCCTGCCCAGCAGGAGGCTTTGCTCAAAGCAGTGAAGGAAACCGGTAAACCTGTGATTTTGGTGTTAAATGCTGGCAGTGCCATGGCTATCAATTGGGCGAAGGAAAATGTGGATGCTATTATCAGTGCCGGGTATCCTGGAGAAGAAGGCGGCAATGCTTTAGCTGATGTGGTCTTTGGAGACTATAATCCGGCAGGCAGGTTACCGATCACCTACTATCAATCTGTGGAGGATTTACCGCCCTTTGAGGATTATGATATGAAGGGAAGGACCTATCGTTACTTTGAAGGAAAACCTCTTTATCCCTTTGGCTATGGACTTAGTTATACACGTTTTTCCTATAAGGACCTAGAAGTTCCCGCTAAGGTCAATGCAGGAGACCCGGTACAGATCAGCGTAACGGTTACTAATATCGGATCCAGGGCAGGTGATGAGGTGGTCCAGCTGTACCTAAATGACAAGGAAGCTTCCACAATGCGGCCGATTCGGCAGTTGGAAGGTTTTCAAAGGATACATTTGAAGCCGGGGGAGAGCAAAGTGGTGAATTTTACCTTATCTGCTCGGCAGCTGTCCATGATCAATGGGGAATCCAAAAGGGTGATAGAGGAAGGGGTATTTTCCATCCATGTGG